From the Pseudomonadota bacterium genome, the window CGGCTCAAATTCAAACCCCGGTACAGAAGCCTTGCCATTTGCTACCCTGCAGAAAGGACACGATGTGGCGGCGGCGGGAGACACTATATTTATGCGTGGGGGGACGTACACGTTCACCGCAATGACGACATTCACCCGTGATGGCACAAGCGGTAATCTTATCAAAGTCTTCAACTACCCAGGCGAAACGCCGGTAATTGACGCGAGCAATCAACCCACTGGGACATTTAGAGCAGGTGTCATTGCAATGGAAAATGCTTCCTGGTGGCACATCAAAGGGCTTGAACTGAAGAATGGCCCAATAAATGGTATTTTTGCAGGAGGCAGTTCAAGCAATAATATTTTTGAGAACAATAACATACATCATATGGGTCGTCTCGCTACTGGTGGAGGCGGAAAGGGCTCTGGAATACATGTCTATTGCCAACTCTGCAGTAGTTCTGTTACTGCCCATAGCAATCTCATCCTTAACAATGATGTACACGATAACGATAATGCCTTGGATTCTGATGGAGGCGACGCAAACGGCATCCAGATGGTGACTACCGGTACCGGAAATGTCATCCGCGGCAACCGCGCCTGGCGCAACTCCGATGACGGGATTGATGCGTGGACATCACCCGCGATGCTCATTGAAAACAACTGGGTCTGGGAAAATGGGTATACATGGAACGGTAGTGTCTTGGTGGCGCGCGGGAATGGGAACGGCTATAAACTCAGGGGTGCGCCTGAGCCAACCGGCGGACATACATTGAAAAAAAACCTAGCATGGAAGAATCGAACGATTGGGTTTCATGGCAGCGGCTCGACAGTTGCGCAGACGCTGTACAACAACACAGCGTGGGATAACGGGGCGGGAGTTTATTATAACTATGGATTTAATAATACAGCGGACGTGTTGCGAAACAACCTGTCTCACGGAAAGTTCGGGAGTGTAGCAGGCAGTCAGCCGTACAATTCATGGACCATCTCGGCTACCGT encodes:
- a CDS encoding Ig-like domain-containing protein, whose protein sequence is MTIINSSPTSGVLSSRGILRTLILLSLFIFAPILASAATYYVAPSGSNSNPGTEALPFATLQKGHDVAAAGDTIFMRGGTYTFTAMTTFTRDGTSGNLIKVFNYPGETPVIDASNQPTGTFRAGVIAMENASWWHIKGLELKNGPINGIFAGGSSSNNIFENNNIHHMGRLATGGGGKGSGIHVYCQLCSSSVTAHSNLILNNDVHDNDNALDSDGGDANGIQMVTTGTGNVIRGNRAWRNSDDGIDAWTSPAMLIENNWVWENGYTWNGSVLVARGNGNGYKLRGAPEPTGGHTLKKNLAWKNRTIGFHGSGSTVAQTLYNNTAWDNGAGVYYNYGFNNTADVLRNNLSHGKFGSVAGSQPYNSWTISATVNDADFASLDDTCARGPRQANGSLPNCTFLHLALNSDLINKGTNVGLPYSGSGSDLGAFEYGGTGPDSTPPTVSITAPANGGTVSGAAVTVSANASDNVGVAGVQFKLDGVNLGAEDTTSPYSLTWNS